In a genomic window of Zingiber officinale cultivar Zhangliang chromosome 9B, Zo_v1.1, whole genome shotgun sequence:
- the LOC122024639 gene encoding vacuolar-processing enzyme-like has product MGTTSFRAAACLALLCFASMLLAISPSLVPDVDPTILLPSDRPIPDTSVEDETGTTWALLVAGSSGYGNYRHQADVCHAYQLLRKGGLKEENIVVMMHDDIADNPLNPRKGVIINHPQGQDVYAGVPKDYTKEQVNTRNLYAVILGDKSAVEGGSGKVIESKSNDRIFIYFSDHGGPGVLGMPNLPYLYAAEFIEVLKKKHASKSYKEMIIYVEACESGSIFEGLMPEDLNVYVTTASNAVESSWGTYCPGMDPPPPPEYMTCLGDLYSVAWMEDSENHNLKEETVGKQYESVKMRTSNQNTYSAGSHVMEYGDKNVKPEKLYLYQGFDPANANLTENALRLSKQMGVINQRDADLLFLWHMYERLEEGSNKKKEIFSEITEMMMHRAHLDSSIELIGNLIFGSDVAPSVLKTLRPSGQALVDDWVCLKTMVQAFESHCGSLTQYGMKYMRAFANICNEGVSKDAMEEACGNVCGSYNSAKWSPFIHGYSA; this is encoded by the exons ATGGGGACGACCTCCTTCCGCGCCGCCGCCTGCCTTGCCCTCCTCTGCTTCGCTTCAATGCTGCTGGCGATTTCGCCATCCCTCGTCCCTGATGTCGATCCGACCATACTGTTGCCGTCTGATCGGCCCATCCCTGATACCTCGGTGGAGGACGAGACGGGAACCACTTGGGCTCTTCTCGTGGCTGGCTCTTCGGGCTACGGAAACTATCGGCACCAG GCGGACGTGTGCCACGCGTACCAGCTGCTGCGGAAAGGCGGGCTGAAGGAGGAGAACATAGTGGTGATGATGCACGACGACATCGCTGACAACCCGCTCAACCCCAGGAAGGGAGTCATCATCAATCACCCCCAGGGCCAAGATGTTTATGCTGGCGTCCCCAAG GACTACACCAAGGAGCAAGTCAATACCAGGAACCTGTATGCAGTGATTTTGGGTGATAAAAGCGCTGTAGAAGGTGGAAGTGGAAAGGTCATAGAAAGTAAATCCAATGATAGGATCTTTATCTACTTCTCCGATCATGGAGGACCTGGGGTCCTTG GAATGCCCAATTTGCCATATCTTTATGCTGCTGAGTTCATTGAAGTATTGAAGAAGAAGCATGCATCCAAGAGTTACAAAGAAATG ATTATTTATGTGGAAGCGTGTGAGAGTGGCAGTATCTTTGAAGGTTTAATGCCAGAAGACCTTAATGTATATGTGACAACAGCATCCAATGCTGTTGAAAGCAGCTGGGGAACCTACTGTCCTGGGATGGATCCTCCACCACCACCGGAATATATGACTTGCCTTGGTGACTTGTACAGCGTTGCATGGATGGAAGACAG TGAGAATCACAATCTAAAGGAGGAAACGGTTGGGAAACAGTATGAGTCA GTGAAGATGAGGACATCAAACCAGAACACATACAGTGCAGGGTCTCATGTGATGGAGTATGGTGATAAGAATGTAAAACCTGAGAAGTTGTACCTTTACCAGGGCTTTGACCCTGCCAATGCCAATTTAACTGAGAATGCACTTCGCCTCAGCAAGCAGATGGGAGTCATCAATCAGAGAGATGCTGACCTCCTATTCTTATGGCACATG TATGAAAGATTAGAGGAAGGGTCAAACAAAAAGAAGGAAATTTTCTCGGAGATCACTGAGATGATGATGCACAGAGCACACCTTGACAGTAGCATCGAACTCATCGGCAATCTAATTTTTGGATCGGATGTTGCACCTTCAGTCCTCAAAACCCTGAGGCCATCTGGTCAGGCTCTGGTTGATGATTGGGTTTGCTTGAAAACAATG GTCCAAGCATTCGAGTCGCATTGTGGATCGCTCACTCAATATGGCATGAAGTATATGCGAGCTTTCGCAAACATATGTAACGAGGGTGTCTCGAAGGATGCGATGGAAGAAGCTTGTGGTAATGTTTGTGGAAGCTACAACTCAGCTAAGTGGAGTCCCTTTATCCATGGCTACAGTGCATGA
- the LOC122024638 gene encoding uncharacterized protein LOC122024638 codes for MGKRPHTRQLKGNVGCVSGLISLLDFRRGHPIQKLLSDTKHESTSHIGSGYSRIELDALRNPENKHEGATLLDEIRDDKVSVGSTSIKALMEGEMSQTERSLNFDMAAFLVEFYSYTRQQASRDADNKFDLLHSLESISLGTHYHLHELDGHLDQKISFLKKTLSDFAELISQKSIVKEQNDGGLIFRSEKLRDAIAAIDSDRKLFIKLLQDPDSVLFKHIQSLHGDQVKKTSKLGSDRYTENAPLLVEKNDNSGKCNESDRNQLPQKQNRYNFFWRKDKSKGTKPTAENPTSKSLNRIVILKPNPTRTTGSSVPQFRHVPKQSDSDERIVSHFSLREIRRRLRHIIGESREARHAISMDGLLHRIPVRPSESRDSSENLSCDNKQPKLVYLDNRKSKNISSEEFEVNSNSHISPSTSRSESSIYEEAKKHLAEMLNTRGDSLPRVEVSESLGTMLSILRYTELSPTSSPQRDEELAVPPKEIEDPSLQQLRHEELVGTAISELLLVRSKDLNSQEIVEEVGAKRTIESNQLDEPTLCGLDIFEEKSTAVVQPKPRPSSLVKQNLLAPESINEKLEQPSPVSVLEKFISDDISSPDSTGIENYNIQVQDQQAVQEGNNSGRLIASPVVNDDCQARFDYIEAVLEASGLGDEFPMKWDTEDQLLEPSLYEEIGIFFCFPQDDPKLLFDCINEVLLDIHESFLKSISCLSYVKRNIQPGPQGEGLIQEVSKSLEWHLQVPSPNTLDTVVKKDLNGRPWMDLRLEVLNITSETTSDIILGIIEEIVFDCWC; via the exons ATGGGCAAAAGACCTCATACACGACAGCTAAAGGGCAATGTTGGATGTGTTTCGGGTTTGATCAGCTTGTTGGATTTCCGTCGAGGCCATCCAATTCAGAAGTTACTTTCAGATACAAAGCATGAAAGTACTAGCCATATTG GTTCTGGCTACTCGAGAATTGAGCTCGATGCACTAAGAAATCCAGAAAACAAGCATGAAGGTGCCACT CTTCTTGATGAAATTAGAGACGATAAGGTTAGTGTGGGTTCAACAAGTATAAAAGCACTGATGGAAGGAGAGATGTCTCAAACTGAAAGATCTCTTAACTTTGACATGGCAGCATTTTTGGTAGAATTCTACAGTTATACTCGCCAACAAGCTAGCCGAGATGCTGACAATAAGTTTGATTTGCTTCATTCCTTGGAAAGTATTAGTTTGGGGACTCACTACCATCTTCATGAACTTGATGGTCATCTTGATCAAAagatctcttttttaaaaaagacaCTTTCTGATTTTGCTGAGCTGATAAGTCAGAAATCCATTGTCAAGGaacaaaatgatggaggattAATTTTCCGGTCGGAAAAGTTAAGGGATGCAATAGCTGCTATAGATTCAGATAGGAAGTTATTTATCAAGCTCCTCCAAGATCCAGATTCAGTTCTGTTTAAACATATTCAAAGTCTTCATGGTGATCAGGTAAAGAAAACATCCAAACTGGGATCAGATAGATATACAGAAAATGCCCCGCTGTTGGTGGAGAAGAATGATAATTCAGGGAAATGCAACGAGTCTGACCGCAACCAATTACCTCAGAAACAAAACAGATATAACTTTTTCTGGAGAAAGGACAAGTCCAAGGGGACGAAGCCTACAGCAGAAAATCCAACTTCCAAATCTTTGAATAGAATTGTCATTTTGAAGCCAAACCCAACGAGAACTACTGGAAGTTCTGTGCCGCAATTCCGTCATGTCCCTAAACAAAGCGACAGTGATGAAAGGATTGTATCCCATTTTTCCCTAAGAGAAATTAGGAGGAGACTCCGGCATATAATTGGTGAGAGCAGAGAAGCACGACATGCTATTTCCATGGATGGTCTTCTACACAGAATTCCAGTTAGGCCTAGTGAGTCTCGTGACTCATCTGAAAATTTATCTTGTGACAATAAGCAACCCAAATTAGTATACCTTGATAATAGGAAAAGTAAGAACATTAGTTCCGAAGAATTTGAAGTTAACAGCAACAGTCATATTTCTCCGTCGACATCAAGATCTGAGTCTTCAATATATGAGGAAGCCAAGAAGCATCTCGCTGAGATGCTAAACACAAGAGGCGATAGTTTGCCAAGAGTTGAAGTTTCAGAATCATTGGGAACAATGCTTTCTATCTTAAGATACACCGAGTTATCTCCTACATCCAGTCCTCAAAGAGATGAGGAACTTGCTGTGCCGCCTAAAGAGATAGAAGATCCATCATTACAACAGTTAAGGCATGAAG AACTGGTTGGAACCGCTATATCAGAGCTATTACTTGTCCGTAGCAAAGACTTGAACAGCCAAG AGATCGTCGAAGAAGTTGGTGCTAAAAGAACTATAGAATCTAACCAATTGGATGAACCTACATTATGTGGCTTG GACATATTTGAAGAGAAGTCAACAGCAGTGGTGCAGCCGAAGCCCCGACCAAGCAGCTTAGTCAAGCAAAACTTATTGGCTCCTGAAAGCATCAATGAAAAACTAGAGCAACCAAGTCCAGTATCTGTTCTAGAAAAGTTCATATCAGATGATATTAGCAGCCCTGACTCTACTGGGATAGAGAATT ATAATATTCAAGTACAAGATCAACAAGCTGTTCAAGAAGGCAACAATTCTGGAAGACTTATAGCATCACCCGTTGTAAATGACGATTGTCAAGCTAGGTTTGATTACATCGAAGCAGTCTTGGAAGCTTCAGGACTTGGGGATGAATTCCCAATGAAATGGGATACAGAAGACCAGTTACTTGAACCATCTTTGTACGAGGAAATAGGAATCTTTTTTTGCTTCCCACAAGATGATCCTAAGCTTCTATTCGACTGCATCAATGAAGTCCTTTTAGATATACACGAGAGCTTCTTGAAAAGCATCTCGTGCCTATCCTACGTCAAGCGAAATATCCAACCTGGCCCTCAAGGTGAAGGCTTAATCCAAGAGGTAAGCAAGAGCCTCGAATGGCATCTTCAAGTACCATCGCCCAACACATTAGATACGGTTGTCAAAAAGGACTTGAATGGTCGACCTTGGATGGACCTTCGACTTGAAGTTCTCAATATTACCAGTGAGACAACATCTGATATCATCTTGGGTATAATCGAAGAGATTGTTTTCGACTGTTGGTGCTGA